One Belonocnema kinseyi isolate 2016_QV_RU_SX_M_011 chromosome 6, B_treatae_v1, whole genome shotgun sequence genomic region harbors:
- the LOC117174060 gene encoding enhancer of split malpha protein-like: MAATMTISHVLDCENELNENIYNMKMMGGNNKSSTSRKVRKILKPLIKLLKKRTNSCKKFLKNQKAVPQCQVYTEEVDNQNNCNEALEQRLLADLENAEEGAAITVCLDGQMTVVPVVPGQCYVPVHFAHTCAGDFYWTTLALNDCDLFYKERAFSQNQLPEMQVA; the protein is encoded by the coding sequence ATGGCCGCCACCATGACCATTAGCCACGTGCTTGACTGCGAGAACGAGTTGAACGAAAACATCTACAACATGAAGATGATGGGAGGCAACAACAAGTCATCGACTAGCCGCAAGGTTAGGAAGATCCTGAAACCACTCATCAAACTTTTGAAGAAGAGGACCAATTCGTGCAAAAAGTTTCTGAAGAATCAGAAGGCAGTGCCTCAGTGCCAGGTCTACACCGAGGAAGTTGACAACCAGAACAACTGCAATGAGGCTTTGGAACAGAGACTTCTTGCTGACTTGGAGAACGCTGAAGAAGGAGCAGCTATCACTGTTTGTTTGGATGGACAGATGACTGTCGTGCCTGTTGTTCCTGGGCAGTGTTATGTGCCAGTTCATTTCGCACATACTTGCGCTGGGGATTTCTACTGGACCACCTTGGCTTTGAACGACTGTGACCTCTTCTACAAGGAAAGGGCCTTTTCTCAAAACCAACTACCTGAGATGCAAGTGGCCTGA